The Schistocerca gregaria isolate iqSchGreg1 chromosome 4, iqSchGreg1.2, whole genome shotgun sequence genome contains a region encoding:
- the LOC126365760 gene encoding putative defense protein → MNLLPATVLLFALAVLPAPLSATACVDKLPIFGDAQPSTKPSPYTITVTPTTVNAGGTVRVRISGSENFHSVYLQAGNGEQPVGEFLAPSGQGCRAGVFGCPNGQKNAFSYNSRRGTKEAEVEWKAPQINAQVAFRATIVKSFTEFWVGVESAPITVRTATRN, encoded by the exons ATGAACCTGTTACCGGCCACCGTGCTGCTGTTTGCGCTCGCCGTGCTGCCCGCGCCGCTGTCTGCCACAGCGTGCGTCGATAAGCTGCCCATCTTCGGGGACGCCCAGCCCAGCACAAAGCCGTCGCCCTACACCATAACTGTGACGCCGACCACCGTCAACGCGGGAGGCACCGTTAGAG TGCGCATATCGGGCAGCGAGAACTTCCACAGCGTGTACCTGCAGGCAGGGAACGGGGAGCAGCCTGTGGGGGAGTTCCTGGCACCCAGCGGTCAAGGCTGCAGGGCCGGCGTCTTTGGCTGCCCGAACGGACAGAAA AACGCCTTCTCGTACAACTCACGCAGGGGAACTAAAGAGGCAGAAGTTGAGTGGAAGGCACCACAAATCAACGCCCAGGTCGCCTTCAG GGCTACGATCGTGAAGTCTTTCACCGAGTTCTGGGTCGGCGTCGAGTCGGCTCCAATCACCGTCCGT ACCGCCACCAGAAACTAA